Part of the Leifsonia soli genome is shown below.
GGCGTCGAGCACGATGATCAGGTCGGGCGTCGTCACGAAGACCTCGTCCCCGGACCGCGCGATCAGGTGCTCGTTCTGGAAGGCGAGGTCGAGCGACGAGTCCGCGCCATCGATGCGGGCGCGTCCCCGGGCGAACCCGGCCGTGGTGCCGCGCTCCACATCCACCACCTTGCCGGAGAAGAACTCGCGCCCGCCGAGCAGCTCGACGGTCGCGGCGACCGCGTCGGCCTTCGCGGCACGCGCGGCGGTGATCCCGGAGCCGATGGCGAGGCAGTGCGCCAGCGAACCCGGCACCAGGGCCTCCCGGGCCACGGACCCGCTCATCGGGAAGCCGGAGATCATGATCGAGCAGCCCATCTCGACGCACGCCACCCGGGCGATGCGCTCGGTCCAGTGGTTGTCGGCGGTGTTCAGGACGCCGACGTTGCCCTTCTCATCGCCGAAGGCGAGCGGGGACGCCGTGACGCCGTACAGGGTCGGAAGCACCATCTGCAGTTCGGGGAAGGCGCGGCCCATGCCGTCCGCGTCGACCAGCGGCAGACCGAGCGCGGCGGCAGCGGCGACCGGGATGGTGGAGTTGACTCCGCCGATCTCGGCGCACGCCACGTGGGTCACCGGGCGGCCGAGGTAGGTGTCGAGCGCGTGGACGGGCGCGATCACCTCCTCGAGGCTGGGCAGCTTCTCGACCATGACCGTCGGGGCGCCCATCATCGCCACCGTGAGCACCAGGGCGTCGTCGGGCACTTCGTCGAGCGAGACGACCGTCACCGGGCCGTGCTCGGCGAGCGCCTGCGCGGCCAGCAGCGACCCGATGTAGGGGTCGCCGCCTCCTCCGGTCCCGAGCACGGCCGCACCGCGCGCGAGCTCGGCGATCCGGTCGGCGGTCAGCGTCCAGCTCATACCCGCACCTCCATCGCCAGATCGCCGACGGCCTTGACCCGGATGCGCGTCGCGTTCCCGGGAAGGTAGGGGATGGGCACCTCGTCGAAGTCGACGATCGCGACCGACGTGGGGGAGGCGCCGGCCGCGATCGCCTTATCCACCGCCTCCGCCCGAACGGCGGCGATGGCCTCATCGCGGCGGCCGGGCTCGACGGCGTACACCTTGTCGATCTCGCCCCCGACCTGTGCGATGGATGCGCCGATCGCGTTCGCGACGGCGTAGTTGTCGGGCCGGTGCACGGCGCCGAAGATGGGCAGCTCCTCCGGCAGCAGGATGGACCCGCCGCCCACCGCCACGACGGGGATGGGGTCGGGCGAGGTGCGCATCCGGTCGACGGCCTCCGCGACGCGTTCGGCGATGCGGTCGAGCACGCGCTGCACGAACGCAGGATCGAGGTGGGCGACCTTCGCCGGGTCGCCGATGACGGCGCGGCCCGCCGCAACGGCGACGTCCGTCGCCGTCAGGGTGGACCCGCCGAAGACGAGGGCCTCGGAGGTCAGCCGGTAGCCGACGGACTCCGGACCGACCTCGGCCGTCTTGGTGTCGACGATGGACCCGCCGCCGATGCCGATCGAGAGCACATCCGGCATCCGGAAGTTGGTGCGGACACCGGCGACCTTGACCTCGTTCGCGGTCTCGCGCGGGAAGCCGTTGACGAGGAGGCCGATGTCGGCCGTGGTGCCGCCGATGTCGACGACCGCGCAGGTCGAGAGACCACTGGTCAGGGCGGCTCCGCGCATCGAGTTGGTGGGGCCGGAGGCGAACGTGGCGACCGGGTAGAGGCGCACGTAGTCCTCGTCCATCAGCGTCCCGTCGTTCTGGCTGAGGAAGATGGGCGCGTCGATGCCCTGCGCGCGGACGGCCGAGGTGAGGCCGTCGACGATCTCGGAGGCGAGCTCCCGCAGCGCCGCGTTGATGATGGTGGCGTTCTCGCGCTCGAGGAGCCCGATCCGGCCGATCTCGTGCGACAGCGAGATCGCGACGCCGTCGCCCAGCTCGTCGCCAAGGATGGCCGCGGCCTGCGTCTCCACGTCGTGGTTCACGGGCGAGAAGACGGAGGAGATGGCCACCGACCGCACCCCGTTCGCCGCCATGTCCGCCGCGATGCCCTTG
Proteins encoded:
- a CDS encoding DUF917 domain-containing protein, with translation MSWTLTADRIAELARGAAVLGTGGGGDPYIGSLLAAQALAEHGPVTVVSLDEVPDDALVLTVAMMGAPTVMVEKLPSLEEVIAPVHALDTYLGRPVTHVACAEIGGVNSTIPVAAAAALGLPLVDADGMGRAFPELQMVLPTLYGVTASPLAFGDEKGNVGVLNTADNHWTERIARVACVEMGCSIMISGFPMSGSVAREALVPGSLAHCLAIGSGITAARAAKADAVAATVELLGGREFFSGKVVDVERGTTAGFARGRARIDGADSSLDLAFQNEHLIARSGDEVFVTTPDLIIVLDAESGEPITTEGLRYGQRVRVIAAPSDPRWHSAEALAMVGPGYFGYDLPSHRFDGTAERVLEGVTA
- a CDS encoding hydantoinase/oxoprolinase N-terminal domain-containing protein; its protein translation is MHIGIDVGGTNTDAVLMDGRTTLAGVKNSTSPDVTSGIVSAIEALRAARDFRGDDIQAVMIGTTHFINALVEAKRLAPTAALRLGLPATRALPPLVDWPESLIGAIGGRSYLAHGGYEFDGRPISPIDVAELKGIAADMAANGVRSVAISSVFSPVNHDVETQAAAILGDELGDGVAISLSHEIGRIGLLERENATIINAALRELASEIVDGLTSAVRAQGIDAPIFLSQNDGTLMDEDYVRLYPVATFASGPTNSMRGAALTSGLSTCAVVDIGGTTADIGLLVNGFPRETANEVKVAGVRTNFRMPDVLSIGIGGGSIVDTKTAEVGPESVGYRLTSEALVFGGSTLTATDVAVAAGRAVIGDPAKVAHLDPAFVQRVLDRIAERVAEAVDRMRTSPDPIPVVAVGGGSILLPEELPIFGAVHRPDNYAVANAIGASIAQVGGEIDKVYAVEPGRRDEAIAAVRAEAVDKAIAAGASPTSVAIVDFDEVPIPYLPGNATRIRVKAVGDLAMEVRV